One stretch of Candidatus Baltobacteraceae bacterium DNA includes these proteins:
- a CDS encoding alpha/beta hydrolase, translating to MDVRGSTSEFGDRSKPPILFLHGIRLGREIWTPHARALASRYHVVTSDLPGHGRLAGIPFTQDSVNALLEHVINDVVAAPPLIVGYSLGGYVAMRFASRSPERTAGLLLAGCTLDFEGWKWWPYDASVKFTAMLPRPLYDAFVHTALTLTLPRQWVDVVEAIPFDRDVFSQTSAIVREGSHALEAISSYRKPVLIVNGEYDFAFRSDERRFLHRLPQARLRIIHGVDHTGPLRRVEEFTGIVDGFAKNVLHA from the coding sequence GTGGACGTCCGCGGCTCGACGTCGGAGTTCGGCGATCGATCGAAGCCTCCGATCCTCTTTCTCCACGGTATCCGTTTGGGGCGCGAGATTTGGACGCCTCACGCGCGTGCGCTGGCGTCGCGATATCACGTCGTCACTTCGGACTTGCCCGGGCACGGCCGGTTGGCGGGGATACCGTTCACACAGGATAGCGTCAACGCGCTGCTCGAGCACGTGATAAACGACGTCGTCGCAGCACCGCCGCTCATCGTGGGCTACTCGCTGGGCGGTTACGTAGCGATGCGTTTTGCCTCGCGTTCGCCCGAACGTACCGCGGGCTTGCTGCTCGCCGGCTGCACGCTCGATTTCGAAGGCTGGAAGTGGTGGCCTTATGACGCAAGCGTCAAGTTCACGGCGATGCTCCCGCGTCCGCTCTACGACGCCTTCGTGCACACGGCGCTGACGCTAACGCTTCCCCGCCAATGGGTGGACGTCGTCGAAGCGATTCCGTTCGACCGCGACGTCTTCAGCCAAACGAGCGCGATCGTCCGCGAGGGCAGTCACGCACTGGAAGCGATATCGAGCTACCGGAAACCGGTGCTCATCGTCAACGGAGAGTACGACTTCGCGTTCCGCTCCGACGAGCGGCGCTTCTTACACCGGCTGCCGCAAGCGCGGCTGCGCATCATCCATGGGGTCGATCATACCGGACCTTTGAGACGGGTCGAGGAGTTCACCGGGATCGTCGACGGCTTCGCGAAGAACGTTCTGCATGCCTAA
- a CDS encoding Hsp20/alpha crystallin family protein gives MDFVLRARAGTFEPNADVFVDEDGGRVVAVVEIAGADADSLRIGVEDQRLFIAGRRLEAIRLRRGSFAQKEIVYGDFVKRIALPVAVEYEGVAASYDGGFLVVALPISATAYRPTMRTELHILVKRTHS, from the coding sequence ATGGATTTCGTATTGCGGGCCCGTGCGGGCACTTTCGAACCCAACGCCGACGTGTTCGTCGACGAAGACGGCGGCCGCGTCGTGGCGGTCGTCGAGATCGCCGGCGCCGACGCCGATTCGCTGCGAATCGGCGTGGAAGACCAGCGTCTGTTCATCGCCGGGCGCAGGCTCGAAGCGATTCGTTTGCGGCGCGGCTCGTTCGCGCAAAAAGAGATCGTCTACGGCGATTTCGTCAAGCGCATCGCGCTCCCGGTGGCAGTGGAATACGAAGGCGTTGCGGCAAGCTACGACGGCGGTTTTCTCGTCGTCGCATTGCCGATCTCAGCGACCGCTTACCGCCCCACGATGCGGACGGAGCTCCATATCCTGGTAAAGAGGACACATTCCTAA